Within Lolium rigidum isolate FL_2022 chromosome 5, APGP_CSIRO_Lrig_0.1, whole genome shotgun sequence, the genomic segment TCATAAATTAAGAAAGGATTTAAACAAACCAAGGATGGCTAATAAATAATTCTAGATAATTCCACCGACAAATTAAATACATTGAAGAATAGCTATCAAAGGGCATCATTGTAAGAGGGTACACAATCACAAACTGAAGGGGGCAAAAATAACAACCTGAAGCTCATCGTCATCAATAATGGAATGAATAGTACCATGTATGCCTCCACAAACCTGGGCAGATTCATAGTGGCCTTTCCCAGATGTTTTGCCTTGCTCTTCGCGTACAACGGAACTCCAAAAGTATCTCATTTACTGAACCAAAATCACCAAAAAGTTTCATTTAAAGTACACATCCATCCATATTATGACTGCAAATAAGATATGTGCAGTTATTGAAACATTTAAGCCCGATACTTGAGCAACAAAGTTGATACATGTTgtcatatcaaaaaaaaaaaagttgatacATGTTGTCATCTTTGGCACGTGATAATATAAATCCATGTCTTGTTCTTCCTTCTCCAAATTATCAATGATTCTTATAAAGTGTGTAAACTTTGATGCTAAGGTTTCTCCTGACTCCTACAGCAACAACACCACATTGTCTCTCTCTTGGTGAGAACTCAAATGATATTGCAGAAAGAGGATGTAAGAAAATGCATTAAAAAAAGAAGCCTCACTATTGTGTTTTCAAGCCCAACGTTGTTGTGATGTGTATCAATCATCCATGTTTGTTTGAGTGACAAGAGAGAGGGACAATGCCACTGGATGCCACATATATCGGCCAAAATGACAACTGAATTACTGCTAGTCTGCAATCATGCTTGAAGCATGCCACTTTGTGTAGTCGGACAGAATACAACAAATGTACATGTTCTTTGTTTAGAGAAGAATAATCCCGAGAACTGAAAAAAAATTGAAGGGCATAACCTGCACACATTGTTCTCCTGGAAACcaaattaaaatagataaaggTCTACTAATATGGTTATATTCACATTCGTGTTTCTTGCGAATAAATTACAAATGCGTACATGATGTTTGGTTAAAAGTAATACTAATATAGAGAGAACTATTGGACTGACCTTTCATACTGAACTGTCGCAACCCCTAGACACCTTTGTTAGGACCAACTGCCACCGCTCTtcttattttcttcttgatgctacaTCATAAACCAGTGAAGGTGAGTTACTACCTAACATGGAAGTCCTAATCAAATTAGCTCAGCAAACATTTTATTTGGGAGCCATAAATCACCTTAATAAAGCAAAGCTCCCTATTTAAGGCACCCTAAATCTCATACATCATGAAGCATTCCTCATTCTGTCATTCATATTGGGGAACAATTCCAATAGGGCACTCATCCTTTCTGCTATCTTTCTCTTATTAACTGCACTGTAATAAATATGGTTCAAAATACTGCTGAATAAACAAACACCTAGCAGGATAGTAAGAAAAATCAATGAGAAACTATAACCTTTAGTGCAAACAGCCAAATGCAGTTCTCACCTAAAACTGCTAGAGACatgtaaaagttcaaaaaatgcagCCCACTTAGAGCAGTAATATTATGCAGCCAGATAGTAATCACAGGACATTAACTACTTGGATAGCAGACATCCCCATTTAACACATCCACATGGCAACGTGACTTTGTGAGAGCCTTACAGAAAATGCCAAAAGTATATATGCCATGGCTATGATCTATGTAATGGAACGCTATTTTTAATCAAGTGATGACTTGCCAAGCAAGTGAATGCACTCAATATGAAAATTATGCCGCACCCATGCCAAGTTAGAGGCTTATGGCTGATTGCTCAATCACAACTCATACTATGCATGCCAATGCCGGAGACATACATATCATTGTTTGTACATATCAAACATGACTCAGAGGACACCAATACATTTGTAGAGCCAAAAGCATGCTACACTCAACACAAAAATTGATTAGCTGATCGATTAGAAAACGGCATGGATGCATGGTAGAGGCTTatgcaaacaacagaaaaaacaTATCCAAATATCCTAAGCTACGGCACTTACTAATTTCATTACCCTTTCTGCAACCCCGTGGGATCAGTCACCTGCACACGAAACGCTCGCGTCTTCGGCCTTAGCACCAGTAGCTGCAGGACATtggatgatccatcatgcttcgaTTGCTGCGGGTGGAAATTTTAATTATAGAACACGAAAGCAGGTAcaatatattttaaaaaaattaaaaattggaaCACACATTATCTGTGTGCATAAGGGTACCTCAGGAGGATGTTGGGGCGAAAGTGAGGCGGTTGCACGCCGCCACCAAACAGAAGCTGTAAAAGGTTGGGAAGCGGCACAGACTCCCTCTTACGAAGAGGCGAGCGATAAGCCTAGCACGCAGCAACACACCAGTGGTGACATACCGCGCTACACGCGGAGGGACGGCCGTTAGTACTGTACCATGAGATAGATCTGGGGAGAGGACGGCGCAAGGAGGAGCATGATTTATATTCTACCGATTAGGAATGGGGGCGGATGGAATGGTGAAGTGGTGGAGCCGGATCCTGTCCGCCCGACGCTTAGGATGTCCCGGGCTTTCTGTACCCTTCTTTAAATTTGTGCATGCAAGGATAATCATCATTCTATAGATCATGATCTAGCTCTCTGAAATCAATTTTGCTAGCTCTATTTTTTATTCACTAATAATCCGCTTCAAGTTTGGAACAAGCACGCAGCTTGTCTACATttttcgattctgatttttctttttaatttaaccAATATTCTCTTAAGGAGAAGAAAATTGTCAAAATAATAGAACCCATGTCCTAGACCAGTTCAAGGATGTTGAAAACACACGGTAGATAATTGCTGCCATCTTCATTCAGCAGATTTAATTCCCTAAGCAACGGACTGTGTTAATTCACTAAAACATCTTCTGGCCTAACACAACATTTAGAAAGAAATACAAAGAATCAAAACGTGCAACAATGAGCCCTCTCAGAAAAGGCACTAAGCAAGCATCAGGAAACACAAATATCGTGCCAACAAACTCACAGGGATTTCCCATGAGTAATATATGGGCAATAAAAGGAATTACGGAGAAGACATTTGTTCCACGCTTTATTATCTAGAGGTTTCGTTTCTGCTAGTACCTAGCATCTTATTATGTAGTTGGTAGGGCATAAAAAGCAGGATATTAATCAAACATAAGGGGCCACAAAAAACGATGTGCATCTCACAAAGAACTGCACATGAACATTTATCTGTGTTCCGCATATCGTCACAGAGCTAAATGCAGAAGAGTGTCCAAACCTTGAAAACAAAAGACTCCTGGTCCAATTTCTTGAAGCAAGCATTTTCACCATCAACCTTCCTCTATTTGTGGATGAGTGGCCTGAATTGCACACACATTCTGACGTTGGAGTTTGACATCCTGGCATCAGTTCGGTTCATACAGCACAAAGACATCAGCTCCTTGAGATAACTTGATTAATTTTCTGTAAAAACGATGTAGTAATAATGTCAGTCCTTTCATCTCCTTGAAGACATCCATACAATAAGAACCAGAAGATAGAACCCACAATGTCATATATCATTAATCTCTTGCCTACATTCTTTCGAACAGGTGACATGCAGCTGGACACTTTCCCCTGTTCAGATAAGAAACGAAGATAATTTAGGGAATCAAAATCCATTGCAGTTGTATGCCATGTAACTACAGCATTGCATAAGTTGAGAACAATTTTTTCGTCATCTTCAGCCTTTCTCTCTAAAATCTGAACTTATCTCCGAAGTTCAGTCCATTTGCAGTTACCAAGTATTTTTCCGTATGCAGTTGTCTTTTGCCTCTGAAGTCTATATAATTCCAAAAATCAGAAAGAACTATTAGAAAAGATATCTGATGGTGATGTTTGCGTTCAAACTGAAGACACCAAACCTGAAGAAAGCATGGCGTGCAGGGGATGTGCAGGGCGCCTCGGCTGTCGGCGTTCTGTCTTGCAGGCCGGCCTCGCTTCCTGGAGTGCAAGGCGGCGCGGGTGTCTGCTTGCAGTTGGGCCTCCCTTCCCGGCGTGCAGGTGCTGTTGCGGCCGGATTTCGAGTTGGCCGGCGGGATCCTGGGAGGGCTCTGGCGTTGCGGATGGCGCGCTGTTGCTCGGCTGATTTCCAGTCATCCGAGGGGAGGGCGCTGGCGGCGTGAGCCTGCGAGGTCTGCGGCGGTAGGGCGGCAATGGTGGCTGGTGGGATTGCGAGCGCTGCGGCGAcgggatggcggcgttgatgtttggGACCGAACGGTTCCTTGCTAATCGTGGGTTAGTGGGGAAAATAATGTTTAGAGTTGTCCGCTCCCGTTAAACACGGAGCCAATGTGGAGCGTAGGATAGATTGGTTAAACGGCCAAGATTGTCCGGATCAGACCCTCTGGGTCTTTTAATAgtagtatagatatagatatagatatagatatagatttgtttgatcaagaattactttaaatagataaaggttgtttgtatgaaattagtatcattaaaaagtgtttttcaatacgaatccaatgatgctatatacatataatataatcaagattttgttgttcaatttttatggtcaaagttcatcttgaaatacgtgtgcgccttattccttgaaacggaggtagtagtagacTGATCTcgaatctactccctccgttcttttttaattgactcggatttagtacaagtttgtattccctccgtcctagtttgtaagtcaccatttttgaatatcttggcccaaggtactagttgattgggtctcattttctccctctcattggtgcatgcaacccctttctctctcttattggtgcatgcattctctttctctcccttattggtgcatgcaacccctttctctccctcattaaataaaattatgccttaGAGGTGGGGGTTATGGGACAAATAATTTTTGGGAATATGACTTAcactctaggacggagggagtactaaatttgagtcaattaaaaaggaacggagggagtactacggtTCACATCTAAGTGACTCCGTAGGTCAATTGACCGACACGGTTCATATCACACCTAAGTAAAACGAACCAAATCAGAACAATTATGTGTGCAGTGCAGTAGTAGAGAGGTACTTACGGGACGAGCGTGGGACAGGATACGGCGAGAAGCAGCCGCCGGCGAGGGCGCGTGGACGGGCGGGCCTGCCGGTGACCTGAGACCTAGGGCCGGCATCTTTCTCACAAGAGAGCGCAGCGCCATCAGGTTACTGATTAGAGCCGGCGGCAGCGATCTAAGGTTTCGTTAGCTAGCTCGCTGGCTGGCCTTATTTCGCTTTCTTGTGGTGCTTTGTTTCAAAGcgcgcgaggacgaggagggcgcattaTGATAGCGGCCGCCCTCCGACTGCTATTCCATCTCCAATTTGGTTCCGCCACCGATTCAACTCGGCCCATACTCGTCCAGGGCTCGGAAGAAACCAATGTAAGTGCTAAATCAGAATAATAAATCTCTATCTCTACTGTCTATCTACTACCTAAAatattctccaaaaaaaaatctaCTTGTGTCAGGAGCTAGCTAGCTCATATTGAGGAGCCAGGGTAGATTCTCTCTTGGCGTCGTGGATCTGTGATAGATTTCAAGGTGATTCTGTTCTGGCTAATGTGCGCTCAAGTTGAATGCATAGTATGCAGGGCGAGCACAAAGAATGGAGTAACAACGGCTAGAGAGCATGCATCGCAAACATGGAAATCTTAACACGCTTTCCTTCACCGGATTTCTCGTCTCGGTTTCAAGGAAAAAAAAGCAATATCCAGAAAGGCAGTAAACAGAAAAGCAGACCAAAGTAATAATTAGACAACATGCACTTACATACACAGTGTATTCTGACAAGCTTTGCGGtgcaagagaaaaaaaaaatgctaGCTATTCTTTGTTGGTTTTAAGCAACATGGGGACCTGAAGTTTCAAAATACATTACAGCAAACGTAACACTACTTTAGTGGCCCCATCCCCATCGACGCTCGCAGCTTGTTCATCGCTATAATCTCTGGATCGTTAGGATCAGGACCATTCCCACcacccttcttctctttcttttcctttcgcTTCTTAGGGTCCTCCCTTTGGCCATCATCCTCAGCAGGCCCTCGAGGACTGCCGCTACCACGGCCACGTCTTCTACGGTGCTCTCCGTCTTCACGGTCTCTGTCTCGCCGATCCCGGCTCCTTGAACGGCTCCGGTGCCTGCCACGGTCTCTGTCCCGGCGCTCCCTTTCCCTCCCATCCCTCTCTCTGTCTCTATCTCGGCTATAGTCATCATCTCGGATGCGGTGACGGTCTCGATCCCTATCCCTCTCTCTGTCTCTTTCACGGCCTCTGTCTCGGTCTCTGTCCCGTCCCCTCCCATGGTCCCTGTCATAATCCCGATCTCTGTCATGATCTCGGTCCCTGCAAAAACAGAGAAGAAAAGCGCAGGTGAGTCATTATCTAAACAAGACTAAATCAAATAGCTAGTGCATGCATTACGGAGCAGTATCACACCGTGTTTAAGAATGTCAGTAACCTCAAACCACAGATAACATGCTGAGAAACAATGGATCAATTTGTCATTCAGTAACTACCCCCTTCCTCCATACCTCGGTAAAAGGTCTAGCTAAATAATCAAATCGGGGCCTTGAGATATGTAGTATCCCAACAAAACAGGTACTACAATTTTCAGCTCACATCACATTTAAACATCTATCGGACTACCATTGCTAAACAATAGTCCAACCCTGATGAGAAATGTTGGCATACCTAGAGTTGTGTCTACTGTATGAATTGATCTGTAATTCATTTGCTCAAACAATAAGATTCCCCAAAGTTACAGGCTAACTATAAATGGTCAACGCAAAACAACAAATGTAACCATTGTTTGTCAACTTAGAAAGTGGCTGTGTTATTAACATCGGTACACTTGTGCACAGCTAAGCAAGTATTGGTTTGTTAATTGACAATGCACATAACTCAGAAAACAGAATCCAACATCATTTTGACAACACAACCCTAAGATCTTTTACAAACATAAATCATTGTTCTCGAGGTTGAAGCCATATTTGCTCCGTGTTACATCTACCGAAGCCAATACCAGCAGTATGACAAACAGTCAGTACATCTTTATACCAATATTGAAGTTATAATTgccaaaaataaacaaaaattcCCAGAATCCCAGTGGTGACACGTAATGGTAGCACTAAGATCTTGAAAGTTTTCATAAAAGCAGGCACAAAACAAGCAAGGAGCTTATCATGTAAAAATCAAAGGTTTACATGCCAGAGTAAGGTGAAAGTCGAGGGATGTGAAATCTGATACGAGAGAAATGAACATGAGCTGAAGCAAGAGCAAGAAAAATCAACAAGaaatatgttcaaatttgaaccatTTTGTTGAAACAAATATCTGTTTGGCGCATCATACTTCTCACTGCACACTATCAGTGCAGAGAAACCTGGCAGAGCCACGATTATTCATTGTAGGAAGCAGCTCATCTACCAATGGCTCTTGACATTAACATGCCATGGCAGTAACTCTAGTATGCAAAACTGCAATGCTACAGGCATCAGCTTCCAGTAAGATCTCCGGGATtaaaaatatactccctccgttccaaaaaaaaaatcttctcaactttttctagatacggatccAACTGCCAAGACAAACTTGGTTTTAAGATATAAACTATATTATACTGAAAATATATTAAGCTTTTGAAAACCTAGCTCAATCAAGCAAGAAACCATGTTTAGCAAAAGTACACTTTCGTACAATGCTTAACCAATAAGTAAATGAAACATCATTGTCCTGAACTCAAAGAGCACGTGGATCAACAATGACTAAACACATGCCATGAAATGATATTACCCCTCTCAACTATTAGCTGATTCTTACATTCACACAAGACCAATACAAATGCTCAACACGTTAAACATTTCAAGAAACACTAACAATAACTCACATGCAAACATTCAACTGGCACACTTACAAAATTTTACCAGGTTCTATACATTTCAGACAAGATAGGCTTCTTAAATATTTGCATGAAAGCAGACACAAAAACAAGTAAGCTACTTAACATTTCAAAAGCTCAAAGATCAGCAGAAGAAAAAGAGGAATGTGAAACTTGATACAagtttaagatgaacacaaacaagaGCAACAAAATCGAATAAGCAAAATGGTCAAAGATGGACTGCTTTATGAGTTTTATTCTGTTTGGCACATCATACTTCTCAACTGCACACTATCAGTACAGAGAAACCTGGCAGGGCCACAAACATTCACTATAGGAAGCAGCTCATCTACCAATGACTCTTGATATTAACATGTCATGGCAGTAAGTACTAGGTATGCAAATATGCAATGCAATACTGCAATGCTACAGAGCAACAGCTTCCAGTATGATCGAGCATTAGTACAAATAATATAATAAACCCCGCCAAAAAAAATATAATAACCAAAAGAAACTAGAGTAAAATTCACTGTTTTAGTCTGGCAACGATACGAGACAACAAGTGAACCTGCTCTCAAACAGCTTCCATGAAAGCTCTTGTATTGGTCTTATCATCTTATGTTTATTATTAAGTCAGGTCCGCATATGAAAAGGACTAGTCGCATTTTACACACATGTGGCACTTTTCTACATAATCTACAGCTACCAAAACCAGGATAGAGAAATTTTATGACTTCCACTTTGGCTTACTTTCATGTAACGACACAAGATCAATGAAACAGAAATTACTTTTGGGCCCTCAAAcaataagaaaataaaaacatcCTTGGCTTTAAACTTGCAAAGAATCATCGGAGTGCTATAAGGGTCAAATGAGTATTAGCCCTCTCAATTCTCACCTGATTCTCATTTTCGCACAAACAATATTCATGTTAGATACACTAAGCACTTCAGGAACAAGTAAAACTCATTGGCAAACCATCTACACAGAAAGCAATTCATATGAAGGAGATACCTGTGATGTCTTTCATGCTTCCTGTCCCTATCCCTCTCCCTGTCCCTGTCCCGTTCTTTAGCTGGGCTCCTTCCACGGTGATGTTCCTGTTAAACACGAGAAAACAAAGTCAGCACTTCTGGTCAACAAACTTGGTGGATTAGTGTAAGACCATTTACCAAGTGTGCTCACCTTTTCACGAGTGTTAGGCTCATCCACATCCATAGGCTCCCCTTCCTCtttatcttcctcctcttcctcaaaaTCATCTTCAAGTGCACTTCTTCTTGGTTCTAGAGTTCCAGAAGCTTCAAGGACCCATCTGTTGAGAAGATCCatgaaaatgaatttgttaagaaCCTGGAGTAGATCAAAAAGCAAATGTGCATTTAAGATTGTTGACCAATAGCAAAAAAGGAATAAATCTCCTAACTAAAACCATATTACTCAAACATACATGAAAACTATTCGCGTTGAACAGAACAACTCTGGTCTCAAAAGTGATACCCATCTTTTTAAGATACAACATACCAGTCTCAGAATATCAGAGAGAAATTGAGCAGCAGCAGAGGGCAGTGCCAATGCAAATGTGTCAACGAAATTAAATTTCAAGTGCACATCAGAGGCTCGCTCCACACTGGGACAATAGAAAACAGACCTTTTCTGAATGCGGGGGAGGGCAGTGTCGCAGCAGTAGTCCTTGGTCAGGAGCTCATCAATGAACTCGTCGACGTGCGTCAGCGTGAACTCTGAAACGAATACAGAACAAATGAGTAAAACAACCGCACACCCCCAAAAAAGTTTGAGATCACATACACCTATCAGCTAGCTAGTAGCATAAGTCCAAATCTGAGATCAATAGAAATGTAAAATTGGGGTGCATACTTCCATCGTTGAGCTTCTGCCTAATCTTGCGGTAGTCGTTGTAGAGTGGCTCGAGGTACTGGTAGACGTCGGCGATGGTGCCGGTGAGGCGCAGGTAGAACGCACCAAGAACACGGACATACCTAGAGCAGAACCAAGAAGGATAGCAGCAATTTTTCAGCTCAATGCCTGCAAGAAGCAGCTAGAACCAGTGAAAGGAACAGGAGATTGCTCGAAAAGGAAATTACTTGTAATCCTCGTTCTTGATGAACTCGACGACGATGTCCTTGTCGGGCTGGATCTGGAGCATCTTGAGGGCGAGGCAGAGGAagggggtcggcctgcggttgccgCCGTGGGTGCCGCCGGTGTGGTCGAGCTCCATGGCCTTGTCGACGAGGGTCTCCGCCGTGAGGCCGAAGCACTCCCCCTTCCAGTAGGTGGTCTGGTAGATCTTGGACCGCACGATCTTCTCGATCAGGTTCTGAGGGTTGGTGCCGTGGACGCTCCGGGCCAGGGGGTCCGTGCGGTTCGCCATCGCTCCGGGCTCTCGGGCGGCCGGCGCCGgaggcggccgaggcggcggcggcggcggctacgccACTCTGCTGACGGGAGCGGGGGCAGGATTGGGATTGTGGGGGATTGGGGTTTGCGGGCAGAACCCTAGATTAGACGAGACACCGCCGCGGGAGCTTTCGAACCGACCTTGGCACCGGCAAAAGTACGATTTTCAATTTCTTTTTGTGAGTACTAGTTGAATGTCAGTGCTTTGTCACGGCCCCTTCATATTAATACATGTTACACATGTAACATAACATGCCTataaatatttttgtatataGAAAATATAGCTACTGAGATTCATATTGTGTGTAAAATTTATGTGAAACATTTTTTTAACTAGGAGAAAGCCTGTGCTTCGCTACCGAACATCTTATAAATGTATCTCACCTGATCTGTATTATTATTGGTTGTCGCCTAAAACACAAACATTGTCCTTCTGCTAGCACTCACGGCCCATGGGCGAGGTTACCAGCTGTGTCATACACTCGTACCTGTTGTGCCTCTTTGTTGCTTCGTTCTCTCATTGTTCCCACTGCACCCCCTATCGAAAGTATATGACAGGCTAAAACGTGAAGTTTTTAAAAGAGACAATCTTCTTTTCTACAACGGGTTGTTTTTTAATTAAATATTCGGATAGGCTTGACTGGgactgggagagagacacgcgttGACTCGCACAGAGGCATTGATTGAACTATTATTTTTTTAGTTCCTTTTTATAAGTTGCAACGGCTGGAAAACAATTCAACTTATAGTTATGATCGGGCAAGAAAGTTCATGTTGAAAACCCGATCATCGTGTGCTTAGAGTTCATGTAGTCTGGGCTGGCAGCATAGTCCTGCTGCTCATGTACTCCCTCGGTCCCTCCTGAGGGAGGAGAGCTAGTCGCTCGATTGAATAATCCCCTGATCACCCGATCCCAACAGCAGGTGGCCAGGTGCCACTCGATCTGTCATATCCTCTTCTATCTGGCATGATGTGAGTAAGAGCGGGCGTAGTCGGACAGTGCTTCAGTGACTTTGCCACCTcccaaagtcagtgactttgagtcacttacaaGTAGGGTCAAGTGGAACTTAAATAATGAAGGGGCCACATGTCAGTGGCTCAAAGTCAGGACAAAGTCACCCTGACAAAGTCACCCAAGCTCAATCCGGCGTAGTCCTGTCGTTTTTTGGCGGGGtagtgctgagcgtcccccggacgATCGGAAGCTATGATCCCCCGCCTCCTACACCTGACACGTGTCCAAGTTTAATTTATTCCGCCTGGGTCAGTCACGACGGAGAATCCCACGCTCCCAAATTGCAAACACGAACCAATCCCCGCATCGTCAACGCTCAGTGGTTTCCGACCCCACGGGCCCTGCACATCGCCGGAGAAACCGGCCGCTGGCATAAtcctcgccggccgccggcgcAGAAGAAGCCGTCGCAGCATCACCTTTGCCGGCCGCTCTTAGCATCTTCGCCGGCTGCAGACACCGGAGATGCCGTCGCCAGAGAAGCCATCGGTAGCCAGTTGCTCGCCGCCGTTCGTAGCACTGCCGCCCCACGGCCCCAGGGTAGCAGCATCGCCGACCGCCGCATGTAGCACCGCCGGTCACCCTATGTAGCACATGCTCATGGCAGCATCTTCTCCCATCTCCCTATAGCAATTTGCTCGCAgcaccgccgccggagacggagaAGATGCAGTCGTGGTGGCTTGCAGCAACGCTGGTGGCCTGAGGTAGCAACACCGGCGGCCTAGAGTAGCAACGTTGCCGGCTTATTGTAGCAACGCAAGCCACCGCTGGGAGCAGGCCCGCAGGCCACGGGTAGCAACCCCATCCGTCGCCGGGAGCACACCCGCAGGCTGCTGGTAGCAACGCCATCCGCCGCTCACTGCCAAcgtcgctgtcgccgccgccgctgggagCAACGCCAGCAGTAAGCGCCTCCGTCGCTAGGAGAAATGCCGGCAACATGCTTGCAGCAAGGCGGTCCGCCATTTGTAGCAAGACTGACCGGCCTTTGTAGCAAGACTGGCCGCCGCTagcagcaaccacctccggcgccaacCCCTTGCAGCAAGGCCTTCGGTCCTTTGTAGCAAGGCCGACCGCCGCCGGTAGCAATCGCCACCGCCGATGGCAGCAAAACCTCTCCTGACCGTCCTTGTCTGCGGCGACCGTCTCAATGAGATGAGCTCGAGGGAGCGACGAAATTCGCAGCAAAGGCCGGCCGAGCGACCTGCAGCAACGGCGACGCCGCTCGCAGCAGCACGttgaggaggagagagagggagggattgGGGCGGCGCCGCTCGCAGCAGCATATTCAGGAGGCGTGAGAGGGAGGGATTGGGGCAGCGCCGCTGGCAGCAGCACCTTGAGGAGGCAGGAGAGGAAGGGATTGGGGAGGCGCGCTCAAGTCGGTGGCGGCCGGTGGCGAGGCGGAGCGGTCGCGGAGGTGGCGGCCGGAGGACGCTCCATGGCAAGCTCGCCGgagggacgaggaggaggaacagcGGCGGTGTGTTGGGGAATCAGAAGTAGTACTAGCGCTAGGTAGAAGAGAGAAGGACGAGATCTGGCTTGAGATGGGCCCCACCCACGTTGTCCAGTGTCCACGCGTGTGGACGCGTGTCACGCGCGCGACGCGGAGGAAGGAACGCGAAAAATCCCCCGGGTGATCTCCAGCATTTCCCTTTTTGGCGGGGGTAGTCTTGCCGTTTGTTGCTAGTCAACAACCACGCGATCGCTTGGTGCTGGCCTGGCTGGGGGTGACCTCCGGCGGGAACGCGTGGGATCCGGCTGCTGgcatccaccgctgccatatatgCCGCAATAGAGGTCGTGGGAAGCTGCGCCGAGAAGCTCTGGCCGGCGTCGCAGCGACAATCCGATCTAAGCATTGGGGTTTTGTACGGCAGGGCTCCTCGTCTTTGATTCTGGAGAACGTATCCGATCCTGTTCGTGTCGTGCCACGTTTGGTGTACAAT encodes:
- the LOC124653533 gene encoding pre-mRNA-splicing factor 38-like, which encodes MANRTDPLARSVHGTNPQNLIEKIVRSKIYQTTYWKGECFGLTAETLVDKAMELDHTGGTHGGNRRPTPFLCLALKMLQIQPDKDIVVEFIKNEDYKYVRVLGAFYLRLTGTIADVYQYLEPLYNDYRKIRQKLNDGKFTLTHVDEFIDELLTKDYCCDTALPRIQKRWVLEASGTLEPRRSALEDDFEEEEEDKEEGEPMDVDEPNTREKEHHRGRSPAKERDRDRERDRDRKHERHHRDRDHDRDRDYDRDHGRGRDRDRDRGRERDRERDRDRDRHRIRDDDYSRDRDRERDGRERERRDRDRGRHRSRSRSRDRRDRDREDGEHRRRRGRGSGSPRGPAEDDGQREDPKKRKEKKEKKGGGNGPDPNDPEIIAMNKLRASMGMGPLK